From the Pungitius pungitius chromosome 6, fPunPun2.1, whole genome shotgun sequence genome, one window contains:
- the si:ch73-62b13.1 gene encoding carbohydrate sulfotransferase 1-like isoform X1, with protein MCVSVPPCRRQREGCRAGGGGGMECSWKTVLLLVCASLGVQYTAIRTLRDSLSGPCQGTYRCRTRHHRDSRWRALCDDSWMPGDSPRRHILLFATTRSGSSFTGQLLNQHPGIFYVFEPLYHVQQAFTNSSSRLRRTLDRRALLGAYRDLLLNLYTCDLHFMENYIRPEPQDHVTNSFFRRSSSRALCSPPVCLSGGGDAAGSATPDETWCPKKCGALNLSLASVSCLSREHVAIKTVRVPEVGDLRTLTEDPRLDLRIVHLVRDPRAVLASRMMAFSDQFRAWKVWNATGRQPRYVDLTQITSTCKDMAASAETGLQRPAWLRGRYLLVRYEDLAFNPKDKAGEIYKFVGLRMEDRVRTWIAHNTRSNASSPSEWNYRYSTARDSRATAESWRLRLGFDIVRTVQNLCNGTLALLGYKQVHSAAELRNLTHSLVEPRTFQPTR; from the exons atgtgtgtctctgtgcctcCCTGTCGGCGCCAGCGCGAAGGATGTagagccggaggggggggcgggatggAGTGTTCCTGGAAgacggtgctgctgctggtgtgtgcGTCTCTTGGGGTCCAGTACACGGCCATCCGCACCCTGAGGGACTCTCTGTCTGGGCCCTGTCAGGGAACCTACCGCTGCCGGACCAGACACCACAGAG ACTCCAGGTGGAGAGCCTTGTGCGACGACAGCTGGATGCCCGGCGATTCGCCTCGGAGGCACATCCTGCTGTTTGCCACCACGCGCAGCGGCTCCTCCTTCACCGGGCAGCTCCTCAACCAGCACCCGGGGATCTTCTACGTGTTTGAACCCCTCTACCACGTCCAGCAGGCATTCACCAACTCCAGCAGCAGGTTGCGTCGCACGCTGGACCGTCGGGCCCTTCTGGGGGCCTACAGGGACCTCCTCCTCAATCTGTACACCTGTGACCTTCACTTCATGGAGAACTACATCCGCCCCGAGCCCCAGGACCACGTCACCAACTCCTTTTTCCGCCGAAGCTCCAGCCGCGCACTCTGTTCCCCTCCCGTGTGCTTGAGCGGCGGGGGGGACGCAGCGGGCTCGGCCACGCCCGATGAAACCTGGTGCCCCAAGAAGTGTGGGGCCCTGAACCTCTCCCTGGCCTCCGTGTCGTGTCTGTCAAGGGAACACGTAGCCATCAAGACCGTGCGGGTGCCTGAGGTGGGGGACCTGCGCACCTTGACAGAGGATCCGCGCCTGGACCTGAGGATTGTCCACCTGGTGAGGGACCCTCGAGCCGTCCTCGCCTCGCGCATGATGGCCTTCTCCGATCAATTCCGCGCTTGGAAAGTGTGGAACGCCACGGGACGGCAGCCTCGATACGTGGACCTGACGCAGATCACCAGTACCTGCAAAGACATGGCGGCCTCTGCAGAGACGGGGCTGCAGAGGCCTGCGTGGCTGCGGGGGCGCTACCTCCTAGTGCGATACGAGGACCTGGCGTTCAATCCGAAGGACAAGGCCGGCGAGATCTACAAGTTCGTGGGGCTCCGGATGGAGGACAGGGTGCGAACGTGGATCGCACACAACACCAGGAGCAACGCGTCGTCCCCGTCGGAGTGGAACTACAGGTACTCCACCGCCAGAGACTCCAGAGCGACGGCGGAGAGCTGGAGGCTCCGGCTGGGCTTCGACATCGTGAGGACTGTGCAGAATCTGTGCAACGGCACTCTGGCACTGCTGGGGTACAAGCAGGTCCACTCTGCGGCGGAACTCAGGAACCTGACTCACAGTTTAGTGGAACCCAGGACCTTTCAACCCACACGGTAG
- the si:ch73-62b13.1 gene encoding carbohydrate sulfotransferase 1-like isoform X2 — MREGCRAGGGGGMECSWKTVLLLVCASLGVQYTAIRTLRDSLSGPCQGTYRCRTRHHRDSRWRALCDDSWMPGDSPRRHILLFATTRSGSSFTGQLLNQHPGIFYVFEPLYHVQQAFTNSSSRLRRTLDRRALLGAYRDLLLNLYTCDLHFMENYIRPEPQDHVTNSFFRRSSSRALCSPPVCLSGGGDAAGSATPDETWCPKKCGALNLSLASVSCLSREHVAIKTVRVPEVGDLRTLTEDPRLDLRIVHLVRDPRAVLASRMMAFSDQFRAWKVWNATGRQPRYVDLTQITSTCKDMAASAETGLQRPAWLRGRYLLVRYEDLAFNPKDKAGEIYKFVGLRMEDRVRTWIAHNTRSNASSPSEWNYRYSTARDSRATAESWRLRLGFDIVRTVQNLCNGTLALLGYKQVHSAAELRNLTHSLVEPRTFQPTR, encoded by the exons CGCGAAGGATGTagagccggaggggggggcgggatggAGTGTTCCTGGAAgacggtgctgctgctggtgtgtgcGTCTCTTGGGGTCCAGTACACGGCCATCCGCACCCTGAGGGACTCTCTGTCTGGGCCCTGTCAGGGAACCTACCGCTGCCGGACCAGACACCACAGAG ACTCCAGGTGGAGAGCCTTGTGCGACGACAGCTGGATGCCCGGCGATTCGCCTCGGAGGCACATCCTGCTGTTTGCCACCACGCGCAGCGGCTCCTCCTTCACCGGGCAGCTCCTCAACCAGCACCCGGGGATCTTCTACGTGTTTGAACCCCTCTACCACGTCCAGCAGGCATTCACCAACTCCAGCAGCAGGTTGCGTCGCACGCTGGACCGTCGGGCCCTTCTGGGGGCCTACAGGGACCTCCTCCTCAATCTGTACACCTGTGACCTTCACTTCATGGAGAACTACATCCGCCCCGAGCCCCAGGACCACGTCACCAACTCCTTTTTCCGCCGAAGCTCCAGCCGCGCACTCTGTTCCCCTCCCGTGTGCTTGAGCGGCGGGGGGGACGCAGCGGGCTCGGCCACGCCCGATGAAACCTGGTGCCCCAAGAAGTGTGGGGCCCTGAACCTCTCCCTGGCCTCCGTGTCGTGTCTGTCAAGGGAACACGTAGCCATCAAGACCGTGCGGGTGCCTGAGGTGGGGGACCTGCGCACCTTGACAGAGGATCCGCGCCTGGACCTGAGGATTGTCCACCTGGTGAGGGACCCTCGAGCCGTCCTCGCCTCGCGCATGATGGCCTTCTCCGATCAATTCCGCGCTTGGAAAGTGTGGAACGCCACGGGACGGCAGCCTCGATACGTGGACCTGACGCAGATCACCAGTACCTGCAAAGACATGGCGGCCTCTGCAGAGACGGGGCTGCAGAGGCCTGCGTGGCTGCGGGGGCGCTACCTCCTAGTGCGATACGAGGACCTGGCGTTCAATCCGAAGGACAAGGCCGGCGAGATCTACAAGTTCGTGGGGCTCCGGATGGAGGACAGGGTGCGAACGTGGATCGCACACAACACCAGGAGCAACGCGTCGTCCCCGTCGGAGTGGAACTACAGGTACTCCACCGCCAGAGACTCCAGAGCGACGGCGGAGAGCTGGAGGCTCCGGCTGGGCTTCGACATCGTGAGGACTGTGCAGAATCTGTGCAACGGCACTCTGGCACTGCTGGGGTACAAGCAGGTCCACTCTGCGGCGGAACTCAGGAACCTGACTCACAGTTTAGTGGAACCCAGGACCTTTCAACCCACACGGTAG
- the si:ch73-62b13.1 gene encoding carbohydrate sulfotransferase 1-like isoform X3 — translation MECSWKTVLLLVCASLGVQYTAIRTLRDSLSGPCQGTYRCRTRHHRDSRWRALCDDSWMPGDSPRRHILLFATTRSGSSFTGQLLNQHPGIFYVFEPLYHVQQAFTNSSSRLRRTLDRRALLGAYRDLLLNLYTCDLHFMENYIRPEPQDHVTNSFFRRSSSRALCSPPVCLSGGGDAAGSATPDETWCPKKCGALNLSLASVSCLSREHVAIKTVRVPEVGDLRTLTEDPRLDLRIVHLVRDPRAVLASRMMAFSDQFRAWKVWNATGRQPRYVDLTQITSTCKDMAASAETGLQRPAWLRGRYLLVRYEDLAFNPKDKAGEIYKFVGLRMEDRVRTWIAHNTRSNASSPSEWNYRYSTARDSRATAESWRLRLGFDIVRTVQNLCNGTLALLGYKQVHSAAELRNLTHSLVEPRTFQPTR, via the exons atggAGTGTTCCTGGAAgacggtgctgctgctggtgtgtgcGTCTCTTGGGGTCCAGTACACGGCCATCCGCACCCTGAGGGACTCTCTGTCTGGGCCCTGTCAGGGAACCTACCGCTGCCGGACCAGACACCACAGAG ACTCCAGGTGGAGAGCCTTGTGCGACGACAGCTGGATGCCCGGCGATTCGCCTCGGAGGCACATCCTGCTGTTTGCCACCACGCGCAGCGGCTCCTCCTTCACCGGGCAGCTCCTCAACCAGCACCCGGGGATCTTCTACGTGTTTGAACCCCTCTACCACGTCCAGCAGGCATTCACCAACTCCAGCAGCAGGTTGCGTCGCACGCTGGACCGTCGGGCCCTTCTGGGGGCCTACAGGGACCTCCTCCTCAATCTGTACACCTGTGACCTTCACTTCATGGAGAACTACATCCGCCCCGAGCCCCAGGACCACGTCACCAACTCCTTTTTCCGCCGAAGCTCCAGCCGCGCACTCTGTTCCCCTCCCGTGTGCTTGAGCGGCGGGGGGGACGCAGCGGGCTCGGCCACGCCCGATGAAACCTGGTGCCCCAAGAAGTGTGGGGCCCTGAACCTCTCCCTGGCCTCCGTGTCGTGTCTGTCAAGGGAACACGTAGCCATCAAGACCGTGCGGGTGCCTGAGGTGGGGGACCTGCGCACCTTGACAGAGGATCCGCGCCTGGACCTGAGGATTGTCCACCTGGTGAGGGACCCTCGAGCCGTCCTCGCCTCGCGCATGATGGCCTTCTCCGATCAATTCCGCGCTTGGAAAGTGTGGAACGCCACGGGACGGCAGCCTCGATACGTGGACCTGACGCAGATCACCAGTACCTGCAAAGACATGGCGGCCTCTGCAGAGACGGGGCTGCAGAGGCCTGCGTGGCTGCGGGGGCGCTACCTCCTAGTGCGATACGAGGACCTGGCGTTCAATCCGAAGGACAAGGCCGGCGAGATCTACAAGTTCGTGGGGCTCCGGATGGAGGACAGGGTGCGAACGTGGATCGCACACAACACCAGGAGCAACGCGTCGTCCCCGTCGGAGTGGAACTACAGGTACTCCACCGCCAGAGACTCCAGAGCGACGGCGGAGAGCTGGAGGCTCCGGCTGGGCTTCGACATCGTGAGGACTGTGCAGAATCTGTGCAACGGCACTCTGGCACTGCTGGGGTACAAGCAGGTCCACTCTGCGGCGGAACTCAGGAACCTGACTCACAGTTTAGTGGAACCCAGGACCTTTCAACCCACACGGTAG